In Lotus japonicus ecotype B-129 chromosome 5, LjGifu_v1.2, one genomic interval encodes:
- the LOC130719147 gene encoding uncharacterized protein LOC130719147 produces the protein MSLDEKGEESGEWSLSVDGSSNIKGSGAGVILKGPGGVTIEQSLKFDFKANNNQAEYEAIIAGLRLAIEMGVQSIRIKTDSQIVSRQIQGEYQAKDAQLAKYLVKAQNLMKQVPKVQINHVPREENTMADILSKLASTKKPGNNKSVI, from the coding sequence atgtctCTAGACGAGAAAGGTGAAGAGTCAGGTGAATGGAGTTTGTCAGTTGATGGTTCGTCCAATATTAAGGGTAGTGGAGCTGGGGTGATTTTAAAGGGACCAGGTGGCGTAACAATTGAACAGTCCTTAAAGTTCGATTTTAAAGCCAATAATAATCAAGCAGAGTATGAGGCTATAATTGCAGGGTTGAGGTTAGCAATCGAAATGGGCGTACAAAGCATCAGGATCAAGACAGATTCACAAATAGTGTCCAGACAAATCCAAGGAGAGTATCAGGCGAAGGATGCACAGTTAGCCAAATACTTGGTGAAGGCTCAGAATTTGATGAAGCAGGTGCCAAAAGTGCAGATCAACCATGTTCCAAGGGAAGAGAACACGATGGCTGACATCTTGTCAAAGTTAGCAAGTACCAAGAAACCAGGAAACAACAAGTCAGTGATTTAG